From Hippoglossus stenolepis isolate QCI-W04-F060 chromosome 4, HSTE1.2, whole genome shotgun sequence, a single genomic window includes:
- the si:dkey-182i3.11 gene encoding leucine-rich repeat-containing protein 15 — MRRAAPTVEHIDRLQSHFSSKPTCIFTTISSLSTMLAALTLTSLSLMAWASDLCPPACQCLNNLTAVGCQGKGLDLLPELPEGTEELYVSYNQIQEIPERGLEKLQILDLTSNRLNDFLSLNPVWPDMTKLSKLFLRDNRLTSLHPGQFLKCTALTLLDLSENQLQHLPVGLLRGLAHLKTLFLNFNQIQMLQAGGLEGAFVLTDLHLSYNNVTQIEEGVFNHSIALEKLVLSHNSIRRVGGDSFRGATSLQHLDLSGNLLIAVPAEALSHIKQLKYLYLQSNGIISLPDDCFSSLNLLVDLNLSNNRLTTVSEGSLKGLTMLRELDLSVNLIDSLPSKLLHDLINLELLDFYMNSLTLLPSDIFINLTNLQQLQLDSNEISVLPDGVFDSLSTLSELQLSYNGIVNLHPDLFAKLRSLESLYLEHNELRQLPKGLFQRMSDVSEIDLSDNHLSSLPPSVFLGLVSVSSLRLSHNDLSSLHSDQFRDLIGLKDLMLDGNHICELPIGLFTNLANLTTLHLDNNCLSELSPDDFVGLTHLKELRLNFNQLCNIPFNTFHVLHNLRKLLLKNNSLDYLHPELFVWLSKLEELNLDGNKLHHLQADIFHALTNLQKLSLKSNQLRAVENGALEPLRKLSDVRLSGNLWDCSSVDVLYISCWVNTHSKRLGDVPLCFFSSSSPALTEEAALSHPASPPLLLGDNCAANDTSSSKPLFPLEMITLLMMFLVAVRPT, encoded by the exons atgagaaGAGCAGCCCCCACAGTCGAGCATATAGACAGACTGCAATCTCACTTTTCATCTAAACCAACCTGCATCTTCACCACCATCTCATCTCTG tcgACCATGCTGGCGGCCTTAACCCTGACCTCCCTGAGCCTCATGGCGTGGGCGTCAGACCTCTGCCCCCCGGCCTGTCAATGTCTGAACAACCTGACCGCCGTTGGATGTCAGGGGAAAGGACTGGACCTGCTCCCTGAGCTGCCAGAGGGCACAGAGGAGCTGTACGTCTCTTACAACCAGATACAGGAAATACCCGAGCGTGggctggagaagctgcag ATCTTGGACCTGACTTCGAATCGGCTGAACGACTTCCTGTCCCTCAACCCAGTTTGGCCCGATATGACAAAGCTGTCCAAGCTTTTCCTACGTGACAACAGGCTGACGTCTCTTCACCCTGGTCAGTTCCTCAAGTGCACTGCTCTCACCTTACTGGACCTGAGTGAAAACCAGCTCCAACATCTACCAGTCGGACTCCTCCGAGGACTAGCTCACCTGAAGACACTGTTTCTGAACTTTAACCAGATTCAGATGTTACAGGCTGGTGGATTGGAAGGGGCCTTCGTCCTAACTGACCTCCACCTCAGCTATAATAATGTAACACAGATAGAAGAAGGTGTTTTCAACCACTCCATTGCTTTAGAGAAACTTGTCCTGTCTCATAACAGCATCAGACGAGTGGGCGGGGACAGTTTCAGAGGAGCGACAAGTCTCCAACACCTTGACCTGAGCGGTAATCTGCTGATCGCTGTTCCTGCCGAGGCACTGAGTCACATAAAGCAGCTGAAATATCTGTATCTACAGAGCAACGGCATCATCAGCCTCCCAGATGATTGTTTCTCTTCACTGAACCTGCTGGTTGATCTAAACTTGAGTAATAACAGGCTGACCACGGTGTCTGAGGGATCTCTGAAAGGTCTGACCATGCTGCGAGAGCTGGACCTCAGTGTCAACCTCATCGACTCTCTTCCCTCTAAACTGTTACATGACCTGATCAACCTTGAATTACTTGACTTTTACATGAACAGCCTGACATTGCTTCCTTCTGACATATTTATTAACTTGACCAACCTGCAACAGCTCCAACTGGACAGTAATGAAATCTCTGTTCTTCCTGACGGGGTATTTGATTCGCTGTCCACACTCAGTGAGCTACAGCTGTCGTACAACGGTATCGTGAATCTCCACCCTGATCTGTTTGCCAAGCTCAGGTCACTAGAGAGTCTCTACCTGGAGCACAACGAGCTGAGGCAACTTCCCAAAGGACTTTTCCAACGGATGAGTGACGTCAGCGAGATCGACCTCAGCGACAACCACCTcagctctctgcctccctccgtCTTCCTCGGGCTGGTGAGTGTGTCTTCACTGAGGCTTTCTCATAACGATCTCTCTTCTTTACACTCAGACCAGTTCAGAGACCTCATCGGTTTGAAAGATTTAATGCTAGATGGAAACCATATTTGTGAACTTCCCATAGGCCTGTTCACGAATCTAGCAAACCTTACAACACTGCATCTGGACAACAATTGTCTCTCAGAGCTGTCTCCTGATGACTTTGTGGGGTTAACCCACCTTAAAGAGCTCAGGCTGAACTTCAATCAGCTCTGCAACATCCCATTCAACACCTTCCATGTCCTGCACAACCTCCGCAAGCTCCTGCTGAAGAACAACAGCCTGGATTATTTACACCCTGAGCTCTTTGTTTGGCTTTCAAAGCTGGAAGAACTGAACTTGGATGGAAACAAGCTGCATCACCTGCAGGCTGACATCTTTCACGCACTCACAAACCTCCAGAAACTGAGTTTGAAGTCCAACCAGCTCAGAGCAGTGGAGAACGGGGCTTTGGAGCCTTTGAGAAAACTCAGTGATGTGCGTCTGTCTGGTAACTTGTGGGACTGCAGCAGTGTAGATGTTCTCTACATCAGCTGCTGggtcaacacacacagcaagaggCTGGGAGATGTgcctctctgcttcttctcctcttcatcaccagcCCTCACTGAGGAGGCAGCGCTCTCACACCCAGCATCGCCCCCCCTGTTGTTAGGAGATAATTGCGCTGCAAATGATACAAGCAGCTCAAAACCTTTGTTTCCTCTAGAAATGATTACTCTGCTCATGATGTTCCTGGTAGCAGTCAGACCAACTTGA